The Spiroplasma citri genomic sequence TAAATAATTTTATTAAAAAAGTTAAATTTAGGTTAATTAAATTTAACTTTTTTTATTTAGAAAGTAGTTTTTCTTTTCATTCGTTTAAAAATATGTTAAAAATAGACTAGCAATGAGATATTTCATTGTTAGGACATTAAACATAATAATTTAAGTATGAAAGGAAATATTCAATTGCTGAATAATAATTAATAGTAAATGAGAGGAAATAAACAATGAGAAAATTGTTCAGTGTTTTTGTAGCAGCAACTTTGCTAAATGGTTCGAGCCTTTTTCTTGTTGCATGTGCCAAAAAATATTATTTCGATAGTAATATTTGAGTTATTACCAATGCTGGTATTGTGACCGATGCATCTTTTAATGAATCAGCATGAGATGGAGCAAGTAAATATGTTGTTTCACAAAAAGATAAAGAAATTTTACCATCAAATTGAAAAACAAGTCGTTATCGAGCTAGTTATTATGAACCAGCAAGTCATACACCATCTGACTTTAAAACAGCTTATTTAACAGCATATATTGCCGGAGCAAAAACATTAATTATACCAGGTTTTGTTCATGGTAATACAATTGGATGAGCCGCTGAATTAGCTGATAATTTAATTTATATTGATGGAAGTAGTCAAAATATTCATTTAGGAATGGACCCCAAAAAACCCTTAGCAACAAATGTTGTTGGAATAAGTTATGAAGCTGAATCCTCTGGTTTTTTTGCGGGAATTGCAGCAGCATTATGATTAAATGCTAATCAAAGTAAATATCCTTCGGGTTTAAAAATATCTACATATGGTGGAATGGATAATCCTGGTGCTGTTTCAAATTATATGTGAGGTTTTTTAGTAGCTGCTGATGTTTTTAATACAATCATTAGTAACAACAATTTTCCAAACTTATTTAAAATTAGAGCAGATATTTTAGCACAAGTTCAAAAAATGAATCCAGCAATAACTTCTTTACAAAAAGTTGAAAAAGTACAAAATGTTATAAAAAATAATGAATCATGATTTTCACAATCATTTGAAGTTGGACATGGGAAAGATATTTCAGATGAATTACTTTCTCGCAGAGCAAGCATTATTTTCCCTGTTGCAGGTCTACAAACCCAAGATACTATTGACCGAATTAAATATAATAAATCACCAGCTAAAGTTATTGGTGTGGATACAGAACAATCTAAAATTTATGGAGAAGACATAATTGTAACAAGTGCTTTAAAAGAAATTGTAACCTCAACCCAAGAAGCTCTACAAAATATTTATTCGGATAAATGTGGCTATCAATCTAATAGCAATACTTGAGATAATAATAAAGTAACATCGGAATGTTGAATTAATACTGACCAATCATCAGTACAACATCCAACTTGAACAGGGATTGAAACAACAAAGTCAATTAATGAAAATACTGTTAACTTTATTCATAATAAAACTGATAATTTA encodes the following:
- a CDS encoding BMP family ABC transporter substrate-binding protein; the protein is MRKLFSVFVAATLLNGSSLFLVACAKKYYFDSNIWVITNAGIVTDASFNESAWDGASKYVVSQKDKEILPSNWKTSRYRASYYEPASHTPSDFKTAYLTAYIAGAKTLIIPGFVHGNTIGWAAELADNLIYIDGSSQNIHLGMDPKKPLATNVVGISYEAESSGFFAGIAAALWLNANQSKYPSGLKISTYGGMDNPGAVSNYMWGFLVAADVFNTIISNNNFPNLFKIRADILAQVQKMNPAITSLQKVEKVQNVIKNNESWFSQSFEVGHGKDISDELLSRRASIIFPVAGLQTQDTIDRIKYNKSPAKVIGVDTEQSKIYGEDIIVTSALKEIVTSTQEALQNIYSDKCGYQSNSNTWDNNKVTSECWINTDQSSVQHPTWTGIETTKSINENTVNFIHNKTDNLTKDTAFDKIIKVLQDVYSRGIGDIPPVAAKVFTTTLLNTYQNSDRLKAYILDAIEAALQ